A portion of the Sphingobacterium spiritivorum genome contains these proteins:
- a CDS encoding DNA cytosine methyltransferase, whose translation MLRHGSLFSGIGGFDIAASWMGWQNVFSCEKDPFCRTVLKHYWPNTAHYEDIYDFRATHFRGHIDIISGGFPCQPFSQAGRRKGAKDDRYLFPETIRIIKEARPEWIVLENVTGLFTILEPDSLSQMEIKAIELFCQDGEQPATSTIIRLQRRVIGSIISEIGSAGYVLPTLEDGTPIVLCIPAAAVGAPHQRDRVWFVAHANRHRDKQHKNDNRAGRGQATAKGQEEREGQRRSGLLDGFSGVPCPDLPMEPGRGLSREDAPRNTEAFAKSTTDSGADRWHEIPLWTGWPTESPFCGRDDGLSERLDGVTFPTWRAESIKAYGNAIVPQVALEIFRAIQSVTLNQKAP comes from the coding sequence ATGCTAAGACACGGTAGCCTTTTTTCGGGCATCGGCGGTTTTGACATCGCCGCTTCATGGATGGGTTGGCAAAACGTTTTCTCCTGCGAGAAAGACCCGTTCTGCCGAACTGTTCTCAAACACTATTGGCCAAATACAGCACACTATGAAGACATCTACGATTTTCGGGCAACTCACTTTCGAGGACACATCGACATCATCAGCGGAGGGTTTCCCTGCCAGCCGTTCAGTCAGGCCGGACGGCGAAAGGGGGCGAAAGATGACCGTTACCTCTTCCCGGAGACTATCCGAATTATTAAGGAAGCACGGCCGGAGTGGATCGTTCTTGAAAACGTTACTGGACTCTTCACCATTCTCGAACCCGATAGTCTTTCTCAAATGGAGATCAAAGCGATTGAGCTTTTTTGTCAGGACGGTGAACAACCTGCAACAAGCACCATCATCCGACTCCAACGACGAGTTATCGGAAGCATCATTTCAGAAATCGGGTCAGCAGGATATGTACTACCGACACTTGAAGACGGCACGCCAATCGTTCTGTGTATTCCGGCTGCTGCCGTTGGCGCTCCACACCAACGGGATCGGGTTTGGTTTGTTGCCCACGCCAACCGCCACCGAGATAAGCAACATAAAAACGACAATCGAGCAGGCAGAGGACAGGCGACGGCTAAAGGACAGGAAGAACGAGAGGGGCAACGGCGGTCAGGTCTCCTTGACGGATTTTCTGGTGTACCATGCCCTGATCTCCCTATGGAGCCCGGCAGAGGACTTAGCCGAGAGGATGCCCCAAGAAATACAGAAGCGTTTGCTAAAAGTACTACCGACAGCGGAGCAGATCGATGGCACGAAATTCCCCTATGGACGGGATGGCCAACTGAATCCCCGTTTTGTGGCCGAGATGATGGGCTTTCCGAAAGACTGGACGGAGTTACCTTTCCGACATGGCGTGCCGAAAGCATAAAAGCCTACGGAAATGCCATCGTTCCGCAGGTCGCCCTTGAAATCTTTAGGGCGATACAGTCCGTCACCCTGAACCAAAAAGCACCATGA
- a CDS encoding relaxase/mobilization nuclease domain-containing protein — MIVKILDPSTTFKGVRYNTNKVDKDKGELMKVANFGALQALQNLRPRDYVNYLEAQSAASSRTKYPQLHAVISCKGRSHSKEELTTIAEQWLSGMGYGEQPYLLVFHKDTANNHIHIVSTRVGRDGKKINDSFEKIRAYEVLNRVVGVDEKQQANKDIEKALDYSFSTRTQFMMVLEAQGYSLKLSDGKYQISRYGKRQGTVSLEQVDTKIGTFSKDINRLAQLRAVFAKYQSQYDPAVVHTPAPLPGNRPSAPSGYTSAMAQMLSDKFGVQIIFHGKDGKPPYGYTVIDHSRKMVYKGKDLMPLAEFIAPSEDRPKISPKADITNPTLKGCVFRPEETITENGYVQSAKDDFAEPNEKERKSTSEETTIVADYVHGTAEQWIPNIQIDISDDIDDEAIHGRNRRRKRKARTNTR, encoded by the coding sequence ATGATCGTTAAGATACTCGACCCGTCCACCACATTCAAAGGAGTGCGTTACAACACGAACAAAGTGGATAAGGATAAAGGCGAACTGATGAAAGTGGCAAATTTCGGTGCTTTGCAAGCCCTGCAAAATCTCCGTCCAAGAGATTACGTCAATTATCTGGAAGCCCAATCCGCAGCCAGTAGCCGCACGAAATACCCACAGCTCCACGCGGTCATTTCCTGCAAAGGGCGTTCGCATAGCAAAGAAGAACTAACCACCATCGCAGAGCAATGGTTGAGCGGTATGGGCTACGGTGAACAACCCTATCTCTTGGTATTCCATAAGGATACGGCAAACAATCACATTCATATCGTCTCCACACGGGTAGGCCGGGACGGCAAAAAGATAAACGACAGTTTTGAGAAAATCCGTGCCTACGAAGTGTTAAACCGTGTCGTTGGCGTGGACGAAAAGCAACAAGCCAATAAGGACATCGAAAAGGCTCTGGATTATAGTTTCTCCACACGGACGCAATTCATGATGGTGCTTGAAGCGCAGGGTTATTCCCTCAAACTGTCAGATGGGAAATATCAGATCAGCCGTTACGGCAAAAGACAAGGCACGGTTTCTTTGGAACAAGTGGACACCAAAATTGGTACTTTCAGCAAAGACATCAATCGGTTGGCACAGCTCCGAGCTGTCTTTGCTAAGTATCAAAGCCAATACGATCCGGCGGTGGTTCACACTCCGGCTCCACTTCCCGGCAATAGGCCGTCCGCACCATCGGGCTATACGTCGGCAATGGCACAAATGCTATCGGACAAATTTGGGGTACAGATCATATTCCACGGTAAGGACGGGAAACCGCCATACGGCTACACCGTGATAGACCATTCGAGGAAGATGGTCTACAAGGGCAAAGACCTTATGCCATTGGCTGAATTTATCGCACCATCGGAAGATAGACCCAAAATATCGCCTAAAGCGGATATAACGAACCCTACTCTAAAGGGGTGTGTATTCCGGCCCGAAGAAACAATCACCGAAAACGGTTATGTGCAATCAGCCAAAGACGACTTCGCAGAACCGAACGAAAAAGAACGGAAATCGACATCCGAAGAAACCACCATAGTTGCCGATTATGTACATGGAACAGCCGAGCAATGGATACCGAATATCCAGATCGATATTTCCGACGACATCGACGACGAGGCGATCCACGGGCGCAACCGTAGACGTAAGCGCAAAGCCCGGACGAATACCCGTTGA
- a CDS encoding ParA family protein produces the protein MLILIGNQKGGAGKSTLTLLLANYLTQQQERRVTVLDMDYQQSLSAKAEKAKILENEPLYEIVPADLSHFPAMQRKLGKARNEIVLIDLPGKMDDDGLIPIFAAADAVLCPFAFDEFSVDSTLLFAMVIGKINKRAPLIFVPNRIKNTVKYETRTEVEKVLRGFGTVAPGLPDRIDFQRINTFQTPIILYPVVLPLLGLIYEQYIAKEEPS, from the coding sequence ATGCTCATACTTATAGGAAACCAAAAAGGCGGAGCGGGAAAAAGCACGCTCACCCTGCTGCTCGCCAACTACCTGACCCAGCAACAAGAACGGCGGGTTACGGTGCTCGATATGGACTATCAGCAATCACTTTCCGCTAAAGCCGAGAAAGCAAAGATTCTGGAAAATGAACCGCTGTACGAAATCGTTCCAGCCGACCTCAGCCATTTTCCGGCAATGCAACGGAAATTGGGAAAAGCACGGAATGAAATCGTACTGATAGACCTGCCGGGCAAGATGGACGACGACGGGTTGATACCCATATTCGCCGCCGCCGATGCGGTGCTCTGTCCGTTTGCCTTTGACGAATTTTCCGTGGATTCGACATTGCTGTTTGCAATGGTCATCGGCAAGATCAACAAGAGAGCGCCCCTCATTTTTGTACCGAACCGTATCAAGAACACCGTCAAATACGAAACCCGGACGGAAGTCGAAAAGGTACTGCGAGGCTTTGGCACGGTCGCCCCCGGTCTGCCGGATCGCATAGATTTCCAGCGGATAAATACGTTCCAGACACCGATCATCCTGTATCCCGTTGTGCTACCGCTCTTAGGCCTAATCTATGAACAATACATTGCTAAGGAGGAACCATCATGA
- a CDS encoding DUF4134 domain-containing protein has product MQSIRFLTVFLTVIFFALYATAQPGLAEFREVRREVNTWYYNFSDLAFVIGAVCGLLGGLRVYSNWQSGKHHIDAQVMGWFFSCLFLSLVGAALKALFGVN; this is encoded by the coding sequence ATGCAATCCATCCGTTTTTTGACAGTATTCCTTACTGTCATTTTTTTTGCCCTGTACGCCACCGCCCAGCCCGGTCTTGCCGAGTTTAGGGAAGTGCGCAGGGAAGTCAATACTTGGTATTACAACTTCTCTGACCTTGCCTTTGTCATCGGTGCTGTATGCGGACTGCTCGGAGGACTACGGGTGTACAGCAACTGGCAATCCGGCAAGCATCACATCGATGCGCAGGTCATGGGGTGGTTCTTTTCCTGCCTGTTCCTGTCGCTCGTCGGCGCCGCACTAAAAGCCCTGTTCGGGGTAAACTAA
- a CDS encoding DUF4134 domain-containing protein translates to MTVNTKKLFAVAALSLSAVQSTFAQGGTVGIDAATSSLTSYVDPISTLILAIGAVVGLIGGIRVYIKWNSGDQDINKELMSWGGSCLFLVLVSVVIKAFFGV, encoded by the coding sequence ATGACAGTAAACACTAAAAAACTGTTTGCCGTGGCCGCACTTTCATTGTCAGCGGTCCAATCAACATTCGCACAAGGCGGTACAGTAGGTATCGATGCCGCCACATCTTCGCTTACCAGCTATGTCGATCCAATTTCGACGCTCATTCTCGCCATCGGTGCGGTGGTCGGGCTCATTGGGGGAATACGGGTGTACATCAAGTGGAACAGCGGAGATCAGGACATCAATAAGGAACTGATGTCGTGGGGCGGTTCCTGTCTATTCTTGGTACTCGTGTCGGTGGTCATTAAAGCGTTTTTCGGCGTATGA